Genomic window (Vigna radiata var. radiata cultivar VC1973A chromosome 1, Vradiata_ver6, whole genome shotgun sequence):
CAACCAGATACAGCAAGGTTTGACGACAGTTTTTGGTTTAAAAACTTGCTTTATTATATTTGACGTAGTAGCGCTGCttgaaataaaaagttttagtCTGTGTTGGTTTTTTAAATTAGTTCACAGATTACTTTGTcctgcattattttttttcgaaaataaaAGGTCCCCTACATTTTTGCTGAACTTCTGTAGATCTCTAACTCTTCCACCTCCAAAGGAGGAAACTCTCTCTAGACATTCTATCCTTGGTCCCAATGGGTTAAAGGGGCAGTGGAGACCACCTTCCACTGATAAAGGGGTATGTTGTTTTGGTTCTGTATGTTTTAATTCTATTCTATTCGATGATTGTCCTGACTTTTCTGTCTGGATGTGGATGTAGATCAGGTATCCAAACAACATTGATCTGTCTCCTGTTGAATTGCCAaggttatttcttattttaagtttctattGTGCTTTTCTTTATTGTTGGCTTTCCAAGTTATTCTAAGAAAAGTGATTCGTATGTCAATGCTaaccatttttaaaatgatgGAACTATATTTGAAGTCATGTTTTAAAAGGATTCGTTTGGTTTATCAGAGTTCAGTATTTTAAGAACCAAGATTTTTGTCCATGATGCTTCTGGAGTTggtttatctatttattttttatattaattatgtgattATGTCCTACCTACTTTTGGAACATACAGCCTACAAAATCCTTCGGAACATGAATCTGTGAGTAAGAAAGATGATAGCATTGCGGAACACTATAAGTCAGATATAGATTCACTTGTTACCCAAAGTGAGGACTGCCAGCCCCAGCCTCAGCCTCAACTTCATGATCAGGAACCTCCTTCTCTTATTTCGTTTGAAACAACCGAAACAACTCCTGCAATAGAAGTTATCAGGCAGCCTTCTCCTCCACCTGTACTTGCTGAGGTACTAGATTTGGTCCCTGCAGCATCACCTTGTGTTCAGGAAGCAGGATGTAAGGCAGAGATTTCATCAACTGATAGCTGTGTTCATGCGGAGGCTCCTCTGCAACTGCATATTGTGAGTCAATAACACTTTCTTAtctattttttgtgttttaattttaggtTCATGTTTCTGGGGGTAGGCATAGTTAAGTCCGTGTTGAGTATTTAGTTTTTTCCAGTATGCGTacaatttctaaattatttatcattgaATGAAGTTTAGTGTCTCTTACTAATGAGGGGTTCTATTTCAGTCAACTTCTTTGATGGAGAGTTTTATGAAGCTTGCCAAgtcaaatacaaaaaagaatttAGAGACTTGTGGAGTCCTGGCCGGTATGCTTGTAAGTGCTgctaattttattcatttgccTTAACATAGAGCTACATGCAAAGGTCGATTCAAAAGGGTCTCGGAATCCCAGAATTGGATTCTGGATTAACTGGCCTAGGAATAGTATACGTACAATTTAAAGTACGTATTTGTGCGTATATGCATATATAACTCATTGCCCTAATCCCTGCAAccatatgtgtgtgtgtgtgcatacGTATATAACTATCTAGTGTATGCATATGTTCTTGTGTGAATACAATAaatcttcacttttttttaccttttctgTTTGTTATGGGTCAACCGGACACATGCATGGTATTTATGTGTACTCCTTTGTAAAATTTTCCGAGGTGTAGTTGCGCTACAATGGCTTAGTCGCTCTAGCCTTCGATATTTTATGCTCAACTGTTAAGATATTGATTGGAATCTTGTAAAACACTTGATATgcagaaaaacagaaaattctATATCACTGCCCTTATAATCCCAAAGCAGGAGTCAACATCAGATTCTGTAAGATTTTCTTTCACCATACATATTTTGGAAATGCAATTActattattctttaaacattaCATTTGTCATTGTTCTTCCTGAGCAGTGCCAGACTACAAATGAAGAGGAAATATTTGAAGTGCAGGATAAACGATCTCTTTTTCCACTTGGGTGGATCCATGTGAGTTTCTGAACTGCGTATGGTAGAAACTAGTTCAGTCCTGGAagattgtttttcttcttacttCCAAAAGTAGATGATGAATGATTATGTAGAATGAAATTTGTCATTTTGTAAGCACATTTTCATCTGGTGTATTGAAGAAATACAATTCTTATCtgcatttttcttatattttactttattattctTCCATTGCTGTAACACTAAACTATATTATTCTTAATTGGCAGACACATCCTACTCAATCTTGTTTCATGTCCTCAATTGATCTGCACACCCACTACTCCTATCAGGTGAGAGTTCATGTTTTAATTAACCTCCATAAACATTCTTTGTTTGGCCTTTGGACGTCTACTTGCTTTGTTTAATGCGGAAATGGTTGAAGTGAAAACCGAAGAACTACTAGTGATAGGAGTATTTTATACTCTAGTTATATCTCTAAATTCTTGTACTGTTTTGTATTATTGTAGATGGCCATCCTAGAGTTGGtttctttaactttatttacagatcatatttataattcatgtggaaaagataaaatatatatgaaacatGTTACATCCAATCAATCTCATACATATgacattgttttttcttctattgtttCTGTCAAAGATGGGGCTATCCTGTCAAACATGCATTCCgcatttatttatacttttattcaCATGTGCAAATTCTTGTTTCTTTAGATTATGCTGCCAGAATCTGTTGCAATAGTCATGGCGCCAAAAGATAGTACAAGGTAAGATCACATGTCAGACGACGTGTttttgatgaattgaatgaTAGAAAAAAGACATCTCAGTAACAGCATTATTGCTTTGGTCAAATTCTAAAAATGATCACAAGTTTGCTATATATACGTGACCTTATAAATTTAGGAAGCCCAAAGACATAATAGAATCTGGAAAGGAGGCAAAAACATTTTTTGGAATAACGTAACATGTAATGTTCAGCAGAACTCAAATTCTATGATAGTTCCAAAAAATAGTTAGTAATCCATATTTTAAAAAggagtaaaatatttttgcatagaaaaaaaaaatacttgaaaagGATATAGTTACTTCCCTCTGTTTTGGCATATTCCTACTTCAGCATATTGGCCACCCCTTTGCCCCATAAAGCTGGagataaattatcatatttacCCAAGGTATTTAATTCCGGGCATTGTTTGatcattatttgaatttttggtcTCTGAATATTAATGTGTCCTGTCGTTAAGATGTTTTCCCTACATATTTTACAAttactttttcaatttgaatGCACAGAAACCATGGCATTTTTCGGTTGACCAGCCCCGGTGGAATGTCTGTGATTAAACAATGTGATCAACGTGGCTTTCATCCGCACAGTCAACCTCCAGACGGTGGTCCTATTTACAAGACATGTACAGATGTATACATGAACCcagatttaaaatttgatgtcaTTGATCTTCGATAAGAGTTATTTATGCCATCATTGTTTATAGACCAAGCTCTCTCCTTTATACAAATAGGTTTTACTTTTACCATTAATTCAGCTGTGGCCATAAGGAATGTCCCGGCCGTGTTTGTAAAAAGAAATCTTGCTCTCTGGCTGTTTAATTTTTTGGGTAACATCTTTTTAAGTTTGTATTGCTGTGCTGCATGCATGGTCATTTCTATTGATGTCAAACTTGTGAACATCCTACCATTAGTTTCTGctgactatgctgttaaaatgcaTATACCGATTTGTATCAATTATGATAAGAACTGTTATTCATGAGTTCATTCACTTATGAAATAGCcttttataatcattataaAGTAACCTAAGAATGATGCATCTTCTGCCTCTAATGCTTGATGCAATCTAAAACATACGTTTCTgatatttgatgataatttatctttcctttgaatttttcaGTTTAATGATGCCTTCTATTCGCCCATTTCCTCCTCACTTTTCAACTTCACGCAGATAAAATTTCATCAGTTTATATCTTAAAAAGCTTTTCATTTTTTGCACGTCCTACTACAGAAATAAGAATACTTTATTATTACTTGTAACTAAATTATCTTGTTCTTCGTTATTTATGTCTGGATCTTATTCTTTATTCTCACTTATATACTTTACATTTTCTAGTTTTGCACTGCTCTGAAAATGCATAAATTCTAGGACGtgtttaaaaattgttatttgaagcagaaagaaacaaaaaagccaatttatttttaaaatattatttggcTAATTGGATGGgatgcttatttttattttgcatacGACTCCACCAATGAATATGAAGTGGTATTAGCttggaatttttttaatgatgcacTTTTATTTATGTTGCTTTCTGAATATaaagaaatgtatttttatttatttaattggaaatattaaataagacaGTTAATTCCagggtaaaaattaaatactgaatatttataaatttaaatttatataggAATATCTATAATACTTTGATTTTGGTACGGAGATGTCGGGTTTCGCTTTCTGATCCAAACTCCATGTCCTTAAAGTTTATACCAGTCAGATTCGGATACAGATCTTTCTATTCATTCCTGTCTAATCCAcccaatttgttttttttaaattatacatttatttttaatttttaattttccctgtctttgaattatgttttcttaaatGAGCATAcgataaaaaaagtaatattgtaGTAAATTGTCCAATTATAAAACGAAACTTGTACTTTCATCTcattaatttacattttcatAAATAGATTATAATTTTTGAGATAAAATTAAGTAGTAATATGAATATTGTATATTCAGCTAATCTAATAAGTTAATTAATCAGATacaaaatttaagttatattatattaattaaattagatttcaaCCTAATTCGATTTATGCTCATTCCTACTTTTGTTGATGCACACAATGAGTGCATCCAAACAATTGAATATTGAATTCGTCTTTGCCACTTTcaacaaaaagagaaatatgGAGAAGAAAATTATAGTGACAACggaaaaaggaagaaatcaaAGAGTATAGAGATTTCAAACATTTGAGTGAAATTAGTAAACCAATGTAATGTTTATAAATCTTATTACACACACAAAAATTGactctataaaataatttaatagaatttgtatatttttaatgtcaGAAGACTTTTCAAAGTTGTAAAAATCCTTGTACCATCAACTTTTGACACTCTTCAAAAGAGGTTTGGTGCCAATTAATACATATATGCTTTTCAAAATCGattctaacatttttaaatcACTCACAATCAATTAATATAACCAATGCAATTGATTTCAAACCATCACAATCACACAGAATCAATTCCAGCGCTACTATAATCGATTCTATTGCCTCAAAAATACATCTAGact
Coding sequences:
- the LOC106773490 gene encoding AMSH-like ubiquitin thioesterase 1, with amino-acid sequence MRSSSSDRISIAASAQKLDVDNRIALRFYYRIADNILRQADIFRAEKNIIDLYVMLLRFSSLVSETIPRHRDYRSSPQWQKESLKKKLLISLNELEKLKPVVQQKINELNNTIAYQQNGRGNFSSNNSLDFSPMKKQTSASYGQIKAARPTRTGELLYQGSRTQQFSYVRPVEEHVRRLSLTLPPPKEETLSRHSILGPNGLKGQWRPPSTDKGIRYPNNIDLSPVELPSLQNPSEHESVSKKDDSIAEHYKSDIDSLVTQSEDCQPQPQPQLHDQEPPSLISFETTETTPAIEVIRQPSPPPVLAEVLDLVPAASPCVQEAGCKAEISSTDSCVHAEAPLQLHISTSLMESFMKLAKSNTKKNLETCGVLAGMLKNRKFYITALIIPKQESTSDSCQTTNEEEIFEVQDKRSLFPLGWIHTHPTQSCFMSSIDLHTHYSYQIMLPESVAIVMAPKDSTRNHGIFRLTSPGGMSVIKQCDQRGFHPHSQPPDGGPIYKTCTDVYMNPDLKFDVIDLR